CATCCAGAGGTTGTTTCTGCAGGGCCTTCCTGCAGATggcaaacaggaagaaaagattcCAAGTGGCCACTACAGGGCACCTCTTGGCAAAGTGTGGCTTGACTGCAAGGGAAAGCTCAGATTTCAACTGGGCTGGAAGTTAGGTCTCAGGATCCAAAAGGAGCACCCGGGGTACCTGCCCTGCCTCCTACCCTGTTCCGTGTATATCACTATGGAATTTGCCAACTTCAGCAGCTTTAAGGGGCATGCTGTTTGCAGACTCCTATTAACAGTGAGAACTCTttgcagggaaggaaaaataaacttgtcTAGGAGATGTAACTGAGCAATCTCTCTTTTTTGATACAGCGGCAATGAGAATGACCTGTTCTTTGAGGAGGATGGCCCAAAACAGATGAAGGTGAGACCATGGGCTTAGCTCCCAACTCTCAGAGGGGCTGTGACACGGGCATCAGAAAGCCCACGTTCTGGTTTTGGGTCTGCCTCTAACTTGCGACATGCTTGGGGTAAGcctcttaacttctctgggcttcagaaaGAGGAGCGTTTGTCAATAGTACCTCAGTTACCTCAAACGCCACTTCCACCTCTCTAATGTCAAAACAGGAGTTCTCGGGCCTGACCAGCTTGACACACTCACTCCCTTGgtctctccacagggcagcttcCAAGACCTGGACCTCAGCTCCACAGGAGATGGGGGCATCCAGCTTCAATTCTCCCACCAACTTTACAACAAGACTTTCAAGCATGTCGTGTCAATCATTGTGGCTATGGAGAAGCTGAAGAAGATACCCGTTCCCTGCTCACAGGCCTTCCAGGATGATGACTTGAGGAGCCTCTTTTCTGTCATCTTTGAAGAAGGTACTTAATGAGAGCTGAGGGCAGACAGGAGATCTTCAGGCATTTCCTTCTCACTGTCCAAAACTCAATAGTCAACGAAACTTCCCCAAAGCTGAAGCCCTTTAAAAGTAGAAGGCCCAgtgatgagaggaaagcagagaagccTAGAAGCCAAACTAATCATCCCTTGAGTTGAAACTATTCTTAAAGTAAGACCTTGATAACTACTCACATTTGCAAATCTCTCCATCATTCTCAGAGTGCTTTCACTTACATTATTTCCTGCAAGTCTCACTGTGTCCCTGTTGGGCCAGTGTTATTGCCATCGCCATTCTACATAAGGAGCTCTATTGACGGTCCACAGCAAGCAATCGAGCTGAAGCTTGAATCCACATCTTAAGGTGCCAGGTCCAGTGTTCTTACCCACCTCAACTTCCTCCCCACCAATGTTATAATCGAACTTCGGCTGCCATGCTCAGATGTCGTCCAAGCAACCAACTTCTGCTGCCTCATATCATCAGGCGTGtccttctgattttctctctaaCCAATATATGTATTCCACATTTCAGAACCCATCATCTGCGACAACTGGGATGAAGGTTATGTATGTGATGCAGCTGTGCATTCAGTGAACTGCAGACTCCGGGACATATACCATAAATCCCTGGTGCTGTCCGGTGCATGCGAGCTGCAGGCTGTCCACCTCAATGGAGAGAATACAAACCAACAAGGTAACTGGGGACAGCTTGATTCCTTTCTTGTTCTCCTGGCAGCTTCctaattattcacatttttcaacAAAGTGGACCATTAGTACAAATTATCAACATAAGTGAGAAAACCTCCAATAAAGGACATATAAACTTGTGGTTTTGGTCCTAGTAATAACACCAGATTGATTCCTTTAGCACATTCATTTTTCAGCAAGAGATGTGACTCTAAGTCATTAGATTGCTCAAGCATACTCAGGACCATTGTCCAGCCAAGTCACTTAATGAGAGTACAATGTCACTGCTTCCATTGGAAAGGGGTCATTTGATGGACATGACCTAACTGCCAGTGGgttcttttttcctgttgttgAAATTGAGACTAGCATGGCGAAGAGATAATATGTCCATCCTCATTCCCAATCCTGCCCCCTTACACCCTCACATCCTTCCTGCCTAATACCAGATGGTTTCTTGTAGGGAAATTTTACTGACAAGAAGGAACTTATATCTCTCTACTGTAATTGGCTATTGTTTCAAAACTGGGGAGCCCATGAGTTGAGGGTATCTGCCTGGTATCTTGTCACTGTGGCTGAACTCTGCATGCAAGACTGTGCCCAAGGGAACAGCAGAAAGGAGCAGCCTGTTCTCTTCCAAGGCTGCTGACCTTGGAGACAGGCATCATTGAGAGAAAGCTTCCTGCTCTCTGCCATGCTTGGACAATCCTGTTTCTCTAGAACTGGGTTGTGGGCATGACCTTGGGGCCTCCAAGTGAGACCACTGTGACTAAGGAAGGTTGAAATGAGCGTCTCTCTTTGGAACCTCTCTTCCCAGCTAAGACTCTCATTTCCCAAGATCTTCCCACTTGCAGCTCTATGTTCCTGAAATAGATTTGTGCCTGATTTCTTTCAGGAGCCCCGCTTgatctcttttcctgcctttcacATTGATCAAAGCATTCCGCTCATGTGGGTGGGCACTTCACTGGCCATTGACAAGAAGGCTTCCTGctttccttcagtttttaaaaattagacctCTAAGTCTTCATTGCCACTGTGATGAAGCTCTGAGAAACCCCTAGACATTTTGGGATGGAAACTTGAATCAACCAACTGGCCGTGGTATTGTCTGTGAGAAGCCAAGTTATCCTATCTGTTAGGCCATAGGAACCCGAGTGTGGGTTTCCACAGAGGATGCTAAATTGTAGGAGTCCTGGAGTTGGGGTCCAATGGTTGGGCCAACCCTGCACTGCTGTGTGTCCCTGACCACAAggcccctctcctttctccagtgGTGTTCTGCATGAGCTTTGTGCAAGGAGAAGAAGAGACTGACAAGATACCTGTGGCCTTGGGCCTCAAGGGAAAGAATCTGTACCTGTCTTGTGGGACGAAAGATGGGAAGCCCATCCTGCAGCTGGAGGTGAGTGAATTCCAGGGGCTGTAGGCCCTTCTCAGGCTTCTCTGAAGCACCCCTAGCCATCACTTACTTCCAAGACAACCACCTTCTCCCCTCATCATATCTGGGAGCAGATGTATTTGACAATTTtgcataaatgtaaataaatttaatgtaagTGCTAAATGCATGCAAATTTCACTCCAactaaggaaaatgaaatcatcCTACTGATGTTAGTATGTCCTACTTTTGTTACCAGCCCACTGATTACACAATGCTACAGTTGGAAGGATGGCTGTCATCAGTCATCATCTCCACTCCACTCCCAAAATCACccacctccctcagcccccagcatTCCCAGCAAAACCTTCAATTCCAAGTTCAAAGTCACTCTGGCCACTGCCATAAGGAAAAGTCTCAAGAAACCACATAATCCTGGAagcttttacttaattttcactttttaaaaaaattctgaccTATATTATACAACCTAGCATTTGATACTAAGTTTCAGAAAAGGATAAGAGATCCTTTAGTCATCACACAGAAAGTTATGGTCAGAAAGATAACTCAGGAGTCTAGCTCCTGTTCCTGCATGCTGCTCATCACTTTCCTTTCTAGCTGACTCAGAGAACACCTTTACCAGAGTGTCTTTGCCCCTTCCCTCATAAAacttcttatttatgtttttctgcaGACAGTAGACCCCAATACTTAcccaaagaggaaaatggaaaagcgATTTGTCTTCAACAAGATGGAAATCAAGGGCAACGTGGAATTTGAGTCTGCAATGTACCCCAACTGGTACATCAGCACctctcaagcagaaaaaaagccCGTCTTCCTAGGAAATACCAGAGGCGGCCGGGACATAACTGATTTCATCATGGAAATCACCTCTGCCTAAGAATACTACATCCAGAGAGTCCACATGTGATAAATAATGCTTAAGAGTGGCAGAGGGGAATAGAAGGGTTTGAACATGCTGCAGGCTGCACTTCACTGTTGTCTAATCAATGCCCAGCTGCCTTCCCTATATTAGTGCTAAGGAGAGCTCCTGCCCAGCAGGCAGGTGGAGCAGCCCCGTCTCCCAGAGCCAATCCTCAGACCCCCTCTGCTGAGCAGGGCCTCTCTCACCTCTGCTACTCACTCAAAGTCAGCCTGGTGGAAACTTCTGCACTTCAGTTCAAAGAAACCCTCTGTCGTTTGCACCCAGCTTCTGATGAGCAActgcttaattatttatttatttatttattggtgggTTAggctatttaatttaattcaaggTGGGCAGGAAGCAGCACTGTCTGTGAATGAGCCCAATCTTCAACATCTATGGAACCAGTTTAATTTGGACTAGTGTACCATGTTTATACCAAGTCCTTTTACCAAGCCTGAAAATATGTCAGCTCAGATTATTTAAATAGGAATATTTATGAGGAAAGAAGCATGATCACACTGTTTCACtgattctgaaataaattttgcggaaaaaaaaattgctctccATGTGGTAATTGACTTTTCTGGGACCTGACAAAGAAACGAAAAGAGAATTGGGACCATGAGAGCTCTCCTTGGGGAGCTGGAAGCCCACTCCTCATGACTGAGCACTACAAAGTACCAAGGAAAATCACTGGCCAGAAAAGACAAGCATCCCTACTGTTCCCCTTCAGTTCTGTTTTTCAACAAAAGGACATTTGATGCACAATGGTCATAAAACAGGACCAGGTGACACATTACAAGGAGTAAGGGTGGGTGGTAACAGCTTCAATGATTTCTCTATTCagttattcaacaaacacttactatACAAATGCTAGGTCCTAGAGGCTGGAAGTACAGAAACAAGAAAGGCAGGTAGGAGAGGCAGATGCATACAAGCAAAAATAAGGCAACATGACAAGTAGAGGTGAGATCAAGGATGAAAGGAACAGACAGAAAGAATGACAAGATTTGCTGTGAGGGACGAGGGTCAAGAGGGCAACATATGAGTCAGGCCTcaaaggatgagcaggagtttcccacatagaaagaaaggaaaggacattCTCAGTGGAGGGCCCAGTACGAACAAAGGAATGGAGGTACGAGAAGGAAGGATGCAAGCAGTACACTTCCAGGATGGCAGAAGTCACCAGAAGTAAagtcaaaacacaaaaacaacccAGGGAAAAAGTATTTGTAACTCCTATCTCAGACAATGGGATAATTggcttaatatataaagagttccctcaaaacattagaaaaataagaacaaaaatccAACAGAACAATATATGAACAGGCCATCGACAGAAAAGGAAATGCGGTTAGGTCTTGGACAGagtaaaagatgctcaatatgaCTTATAATAAGAAAGTTGCATTAACAGCTCTTTGAGATACCAATGTTCGCCTATCACATTAG
This genomic stretch from Equus quagga isolate Etosha38 unplaced genomic scaffold, UCLA_HA_Equagga_1.0 121005_RagTag, whole genome shotgun sequence harbors:
- the LOC124232815 gene encoding interleukin-1 beta, translating into GNENDLFFEEDGPKQMKGSFQDLDLSSTGDGGIQLQFSHQLYNKTFKHVVSIIVAMEKLKKIPVPCSQAFQDDDLRSLFSVIFEEEPIICDNWDEGYVCDAAVHSVNCRLRDIYHKSLVLSGACELQAVHLNGENTNQQVVFCMSFVQGEEETDKIPVALGLKGKNLYLSCGTKDGKPILQLETVDPNTYPKRKMEKRFVFNKMEIKGNVEFESAMYPNWYISTSQAEKKPVFLGNTRGGRDITDFIMEITSA